A single genomic interval of Armigeres subalbatus isolate Guangzhou_Male chromosome 1, GZ_Asu_2, whole genome shotgun sequence harbors:
- the LOC134207599 gene encoding basic proline-rich protein-like isoform X2 codes for MSVAYSQQQSQQPPNPGNRGGPGGPMNRGQGPPPSPMHIQKILDENAGLIQTIQDFQNMGKAHECMSYHVALHRNLVYLANLADPQHNIQALLPPPHVLQHGSGPPMHGVPPSGAAPGPMPGHEGDPTHGPQAQTPGPNQSAAPGGALPVGAEQPPTVQPGVQPPPQPPTSQAHPPPPNQQPGYRGGPQAPPPTSSAGQTAANQGPPVPGQPGRPGVPPQQPPIPQQNQGYPPQRGPYQQHGHYPGYPPPNQPYQGQPGYPPYGPPNPAQGYPPNAPQSYHHGGMPPTTSGSAPPQGSPYPTAGPPQGPQGGPQQGNYQQGPPNSPASQPQMYGPPGQYPPQPAGGPPMPHAYPGYGSPNPPNAYGQPPSGYAPAGGQPSYPPPQQYPSSYPSSQPVPHGPPTTSAPSQPTSASAPSTQTSGAPTYTNQSSPAPGQTSSPSPSSNAPPASVSHASMPPTTSTGYAAAAPGAPGPVPPQAYTSPPAAAGQHPPQSSYPQPQAPGQQPPGPPQSYSATPPSTQHQQPPGSYPQAAPGGPQGQGPPPGPAPYPPHGYHQQGYSPIPPPQGQYQQAAQGYQYQRPPGGQMPPPGPQGPPPQGAYGYGYGQPPQ; via the exons atgtcGGTCGCCTACTCTCAGCAG CAATCTCAACAGCCCCCGAATCCGGGGAACCGAGGTGGACCCGGAGGTCCGATGAATCGGGGCCAGGGCCCTCCGCCTAGTCCGATGCACATCCAGAAAATATTGGATGAAAACGCCGGATTGATCCAAACTATTCAGGACTTCCAAAATATGGGCAAAGCGCACGAGTGTATGTCCTATCACGTTGCATTGCACCGGAATCTGGTGTACTTGGCCAATCTGGCGGATCCGCAGCATAACATTCAAGCTTTGTTGCCG CCTCCCCATGTATTGCAACACGGTAGTGGTCCTCCAATGCATGGAGTTCCTCCTAGTGGTGCGGCCCCAGGGCCAATGCCAGGCCACGAAGGCGATCCAACTCATGGCCCACAGGCCCAAACACCGGGACCGAACCAATCAGCTGCTCCGGGTGGCGCGCTTCCAGTTGGAGCCGAACAACCGCCGACAGTTCAACCAGGTGTTCAGCCACCACCTCAACCACCCACTAGCCAAGCTCATCCTCCTCCACCGAATCAGCAACCAGGCTATCGTGGAGGTCCGCAGGCACCTCCACCAACATCTTCCGCAGGACAAACTGCCGCCAATCAGGGGCCACCGGTTCCCGGACAACCTGGAAGACCAGGCGTTCCACCGCAGCAACCGCCCATACCACAACAAAACCAAGGTTATCCTCCTCAGCGCGGTCCATATCAACAGCATGGCCACTATCCCGGTTATCCTCCACCGAATCAACCATACCAAGGCCAACCAGGCTATCCACCATATGGACCACCCAATCCTGCTCAAGGCTATCCTCCTAATGCTCCCCAATCATATCATCATGGTGGAATGCCTCCAACAACTTCTGGTTCGGCACCTCCACAAGGATCTCCGTATCCTACCGCAGGACCTCCACAGGGACCACAAGGTGGGCCACAACAAGGAAACTACCAACAAGGGCCGCCCAATTCTCCAGCATCACAACCGCAAATGTATGGACCGCCCGGACAGTATCCACCACAGCCTGCTGGAGGACCACCGATGCCACATGCTTACCCCGGTTATGGAAGCCCAAATCCTCCGAATGCTTATGGACAGCCACCGTCAGGATATGCACCGGCCGGTGGTCAACCAAGCTATCCTCCGCCACAACAATATCCTTCCAGCTATCCATCAAGCCAACCTGTTCCTCATGGTCCTCCAACGACGAGCGCCCCAAGTCAACCAACTTCGGCAAGCGCTCCTTCAACCCAGACGAGCGGCGCACCAACTTACaccaatcaatcaagtccaGCACCTGGTCAAACCTCTTCGCCCAGTCCGAGCTCGAACGCCCCTCCTGCCAGCGTTTCGCACGCTTCAATGCCACCAACCACTTCCACAGGTTATGCAGCGGCAGCTCCAGGAGCCCCTGGTCCCGTACCTCCCCAAGCATACACATCTCCTCCGGCGGCAGCTGGCCAACATCCCCCACAAAGCAGCTATCCTCAACCGCAGGCTCCTGGTCAACAGCCTCCGGGCCCACCACAGTCCTATAGCGCCACGCCACCATCCACTCAGCACCAACAACCACCAGGCAGTTATCCCCAAGCAGCTCCAGGAGGGCCGCAAGGACAAGGACCACCTCCAGGCCCGGCTCCGTATCCTCCCCATGGCTACCATCAGCAAGGTTACTCTCCGATTCCTCCACCCCAGGGTCAATATCAACAAGCGGCCCAAGGTTATCAGTATCAGCGTCCGCCAGGTGGTCAAATGCCTCCTCCAGGGCCACAGGGCCCTCCGCCCCAGGGAGCCTATGGCTACGGTTATGGACAACCACCGCAGTAG
- the LOC134207599 gene encoding basic proline-rich protein-like isoform X1, whose protein sequence is MSVAYSQQQQSQQPPNPGNRGGPGGPMNRGQGPPPSPMHIQKILDENAGLIQTIQDFQNMGKAHECMSYHVALHRNLVYLANLADPQHNIQALLPPPHVLQHGSGPPMHGVPPSGAAPGPMPGHEGDPTHGPQAQTPGPNQSAAPGGALPVGAEQPPTVQPGVQPPPQPPTSQAHPPPPNQQPGYRGGPQAPPPTSSAGQTAANQGPPVPGQPGRPGVPPQQPPIPQQNQGYPPQRGPYQQHGHYPGYPPPNQPYQGQPGYPPYGPPNPAQGYPPNAPQSYHHGGMPPTTSGSAPPQGSPYPTAGPPQGPQGGPQQGNYQQGPPNSPASQPQMYGPPGQYPPQPAGGPPMPHAYPGYGSPNPPNAYGQPPSGYAPAGGQPSYPPPQQYPSSYPSSQPVPHGPPTTSAPSQPTSASAPSTQTSGAPTYTNQSSPAPGQTSSPSPSSNAPPASVSHASMPPTTSTGYAAAAPGAPGPVPPQAYTSPPAAAGQHPPQSSYPQPQAPGQQPPGPPQSYSATPPSTQHQQPPGSYPQAAPGGPQGQGPPPGPAPYPPHGYHQQGYSPIPPPQGQYQQAAQGYQYQRPPGGQMPPPGPQGPPPQGAYGYGYGQPPQ, encoded by the exons atgtcGGTCGCCTACTCTCAGCAG CAGCAATCTCAACAGCCCCCGAATCCGGGGAACCGAGGTGGACCCGGAGGTCCGATGAATCGGGGCCAGGGCCCTCCGCCTAGTCCGATGCACATCCAGAAAATATTGGATGAAAACGCCGGATTGATCCAAACTATTCAGGACTTCCAAAATATGGGCAAAGCGCACGAGTGTATGTCCTATCACGTTGCATTGCACCGGAATCTGGTGTACTTGGCCAATCTGGCGGATCCGCAGCATAACATTCAAGCTTTGTTGCCG CCTCCCCATGTATTGCAACACGGTAGTGGTCCTCCAATGCATGGAGTTCCTCCTAGTGGTGCGGCCCCAGGGCCAATGCCAGGCCACGAAGGCGATCCAACTCATGGCCCACAGGCCCAAACACCGGGACCGAACCAATCAGCTGCTCCGGGTGGCGCGCTTCCAGTTGGAGCCGAACAACCGCCGACAGTTCAACCAGGTGTTCAGCCACCACCTCAACCACCCACTAGCCAAGCTCATCCTCCTCCACCGAATCAGCAACCAGGCTATCGTGGAGGTCCGCAGGCACCTCCACCAACATCTTCCGCAGGACAAACTGCCGCCAATCAGGGGCCACCGGTTCCCGGACAACCTGGAAGACCAGGCGTTCCACCGCAGCAACCGCCCATACCACAACAAAACCAAGGTTATCCTCCTCAGCGCGGTCCATATCAACAGCATGGCCACTATCCCGGTTATCCTCCACCGAATCAACCATACCAAGGCCAACCAGGCTATCCACCATATGGACCACCCAATCCTGCTCAAGGCTATCCTCCTAATGCTCCCCAATCATATCATCATGGTGGAATGCCTCCAACAACTTCTGGTTCGGCACCTCCACAAGGATCTCCGTATCCTACCGCAGGACCTCCACAGGGACCACAAGGTGGGCCACAACAAGGAAACTACCAACAAGGGCCGCCCAATTCTCCAGCATCACAACCGCAAATGTATGGACCGCCCGGACAGTATCCACCACAGCCTGCTGGAGGACCACCGATGCCACATGCTTACCCCGGTTATGGAAGCCCAAATCCTCCGAATGCTTATGGACAGCCACCGTCAGGATATGCACCGGCCGGTGGTCAACCAAGCTATCCTCCGCCACAACAATATCCTTCCAGCTATCCATCAAGCCAACCTGTTCCTCATGGTCCTCCAACGACGAGCGCCCCAAGTCAACCAACTTCGGCAAGCGCTCCTTCAACCCAGACGAGCGGCGCACCAACTTACaccaatcaatcaagtccaGCACCTGGTCAAACCTCTTCGCCCAGTCCGAGCTCGAACGCCCCTCCTGCCAGCGTTTCGCACGCTTCAATGCCACCAACCACTTCCACAGGTTATGCAGCGGCAGCTCCAGGAGCCCCTGGTCCCGTACCTCCCCAAGCATACACATCTCCTCCGGCGGCAGCTGGCCAACATCCCCCACAAAGCAGCTATCCTCAACCGCAGGCTCCTGGTCAACAGCCTCCGGGCCCACCACAGTCCTATAGCGCCACGCCACCATCCACTCAGCACCAACAACCACCAGGCAGTTATCCCCAAGCAGCTCCAGGAGGGCCGCAAGGACAAGGACCACCTCCAGGCCCGGCTCCGTATCCTCCCCATGGCTACCATCAGCAAGGTTACTCTCCGATTCCTCCACCCCAGGGTCAATATCAACAAGCGGCCCAAGGTTATCAGTATCAGCGTCCGCCAGGTGGTCAAATGCCTCCTCCAGGGCCACAGGGCCCTCCGCCCCAGGGAGCCTATGGCTACGGTTATGGACAACCACCGCAGTAG
- the LOC134214159 gene encoding uncharacterized protein LOC134214159, producing the protein MELEPPFVSRLYRMSSRELPFGSAGSTTKCRFKIVQKFVRANHCYHRTDQALVAMKNNYLRKVICRTNNYNLSRKFAGEYLDGVPLLSVPCISSRIKTASDTADRLRWNVYSSYSIIMSRRMYGKE; encoded by the exons ATGGAACTAGAGCCACCGTTCGTGTCCCGATTGTACAGGATGAGCAGTCGGGAGCTACCCTTCGGATCAGCTGGGTCCACCACTAAAT GTCGTTTCAAGATTGTACAAAAATTTGTAAGAGCAAATCATTGTTATCATCGTACTGATCAAGCGCTGGTGGCAATGAAAAACAATTATCTTCGGAAAGTTATTTGCCGTACGAACAACTATAATTTGAGTAGGAAATTTGCAG gtgAATACTTGGATGGTGTTCCGTTGCTCAGTGTGCCATGCATAAGCTCTAGGATAAAAACTGCAAGCGATACGGCAGACAGATTGAGATGGAATGTTTACTCTTCCTATTCTATCATCATGTCGAGAAGGATGTACGGCAAAGAGTAA